From Terriglobia bacterium, a single genomic window includes:
- the hisC gene encoding histidinol-phosphate transaminase, whose product MKVRLPVRRAILERRTYEPPAEGRRNKLRLDFNENTAGCAPAVLRALAKLSAKQLAMYPEYLAPTRRLARYFGVRPQELLLANGGDDALRVFFDTFVDAGSRILICEPTFPMYRYYAEIFAARIDVMRYNAEMEFPLADALLALRKRPRVLFLANPNNPTGTLLRKAQLQAILKAATHTAVVIDEAYADFSGLTLIPWIRRYPQLFVARTFSKAAGLAALRLGAVIACAKSLALLRRAMPPYPVNLAALVAADAAVRDQVVMRRHVREVKRRRAWFAAELKRLGVKTYPSAGNFLLADFGPGGPVLFEKLARRGILVRERSKEIGPGFVRITIGTEAEMQRFLRALRQK is encoded by the coding sequence ATGAAAGTCCGGTTGCCGGTCCGCAGAGCCATCCTCGAACGGCGCACCTATGAGCCGCCCGCGGAGGGCCGGCGGAACAAGCTGCGCCTGGATTTCAACGAGAACACCGCGGGCTGTGCTCCGGCGGTGCTGCGTGCCCTCGCGAAACTGAGCGCGAAACAGCTTGCCATGTATCCCGAGTACCTAGCGCCCACGCGGCGCCTGGCGCGTTATTTCGGCGTTCGCCCGCAAGAACTGCTGCTGGCCAATGGCGGAGACGATGCCCTGCGCGTTTTCTTCGACACCTTCGTGGATGCCGGGAGCCGCATTCTGATCTGCGAGCCGACATTTCCGATGTACCGCTACTACGCGGAGATCTTTGCAGCGCGCATTGACGTCATGCGCTACAACGCCGAGATGGAGTTTCCGCTCGCGGACGCGCTTCTGGCGTTGCGCAAAAGGCCGCGGGTCCTGTTCCTCGCCAATCCCAATAATCCCACGGGCACGCTGCTCCGGAAGGCACAGTTGCAGGCGATTCTGAAGGCGGCGACGCATACTGCCGTGGTGATCGACGAAGCCTATGCGGACTTTTCCGGCCTGACGCTCATCCCGTGGATACGCAGGTATCCGCAGTTGTTTGTGGCGCGAACATTTTCGAAGGCTGCGGGACTTGCAGCCTTGCGCCTGGGCGCAGTGATTGCCTGCGCCAAGTCGCTCGCGCTCTTGCGGCGCGCCATGCCTCCCTACCCCGTCAATCTGGCGGCACTCGTTGCCGCGGATGCCGCAGTGCGCGACCAGGTGGTGATGCGCAGGCACGTGCGGGAAGTCAAACGCCGGCGCGCATGGTTCGCCGCGGAATTGAAGCGTTTGGGCGTAAAGACGTATCCGAGCGCGGGAAATTTCTTGCTTGCGGATTTCGGGCCCGGCGGACCGGTATTATTCGAAAAGCTCGCGCGCCGGGGGATTCTGGTGCGCGAGCGAAGTAAAGAAATCGGGCCGGGGTTTGTGCGCATTACGATTGGCACGGAAGCAGAGATGCAGCGGTTCTTGCGAGCGCTTCGGCAGAAGTGA
- the hisD gene encoding histidinol dehydrogenase, whose amino-acid sequence MRILKLTPALEKQFLRTRQQRDAAAERIAARIIADVRKRGDVALAAWAKKLDGVDLRREGVWIARREMRALAREVSADFLQALRHSVRNVRRVAEKQLPRPWTLDVEPGVKVGQMVRPIESIGCYIPGGRFALVSTLVMTVVPALAAGVPRIVVVCPRPNAELLAAAKLLGVAEVARVGGAQAIAALAYGTREIRRVDKIFGPGNRYVTAAKQLVSSDCAIDLPAGPTEAIVLATKGNPRWIAADLLAQAEHAPDAGSYLVTTSAELARTVAAEAEAQLKSFPPANPAHLSMRRTGAIVLAASLGAACDFVNRFAPEHLSLPDNSQMLLQKIRAAGTVFLGPWGAQPLGDYLSGSNHVLPTGGWARMRGGLCAADFVKCISVQSIGQRGFARLAGDVRTLAKAEGLLAHAKAVEVRR is encoded by the coding sequence ATGCGCATCCTGAAACTCACCCCTGCGCTCGAGAAACAGTTTCTGCGGACGCGCCAGCAGCGCGACGCCGCGGCGGAGCGGATTGCCGCGCGGATTATTGCCGATGTTCGCAAGCGCGGCGATGTGGCTCTCGCGGCATGGGCCAAGAAACTCGATGGAGTGGATTTGCGGCGCGAGGGCGTGTGGATTGCGCGCCGCGAGATGCGGGCCCTGGCCCGCGAAGTGAGCGCTGACTTCCTGCAGGCGTTGCGTCATTCCGTCAGAAATGTGCGGCGGGTTGCCGAGAAACAGTTGCCCCGGCCGTGGACGCTCGACGTCGAGCCGGGCGTGAAGGTCGGCCAGATGGTCCGGCCCATCGAGTCCATCGGCTGCTATATCCCCGGCGGGCGATTTGCCCTGGTCTCGACGTTGGTCATGACCGTAGTTCCGGCGCTGGCAGCTGGAGTGCCGCGTATTGTGGTGGTCTGCCCCCGACCGAATGCGGAGTTACTGGCCGCGGCCAAGCTTCTCGGTGTCGCCGAGGTAGCCAGGGTTGGCGGCGCGCAGGCCATCGCGGCGCTGGCTTATGGAACGCGCGAAATCCGGCGCGTGGACAAGATTTTTGGACCCGGCAACCGCTATGTCACCGCCGCAAAGCAGCTGGTCAGCAGCGATTGTGCGATCGATCTGCCGGCGGGACCCACGGAAGCCATCGTCCTGGCGACGAAGGGCAATCCACGCTGGATTGCGGCGGACCTGCTGGCCCAGGCGGAGCATGCGCCGGATGCGGGCAGCTATCTGGTGACCACGTCGGCGGAGCTCGCGCGGACTGTCGCTGCGGAAGCAGAGGCGCAACTAAAGAGTTTTCCGCCGGCCAATCCGGCACACCTGTCCATGCGGCGTACGGGAGCCATCGTGCTTGCCGCTTCGCTCGGCGCCGCATGCGATTTCGTCAACCGCTTTGCCCCGGAGCACCTCAGTCTCCCGGACAATTCCCAAATGCTGCTGCAGAAGATCCGCGCGGCGGGAACCGTGTTTCTGGGGCCCTGGGGCGCACAGCCCCTGGGCGACTACCTGAGCGGCAGCAACCACGTCCTGCCGACCGGAGGCTGGGCGCGCATGCGCGGCGGCCTCTGCGCAGCCGATTTCGTGAAATGCATCAGCGTCCAATCCATCGGCCAGCGCGGCTTCGCCCGACTGGCCGGGGATGTCCGGACCCTAGCGAAGGCCGAAGGATTGCTGGCGCACGCGAAGGCCGTGGAGGTACGGCGATGA
- the hisB gene encoding imidazoleglycerol-phosphate dehydratase HisB has protein sequence MPRTATIHRKTNETDIHLRLDLDGRGKARVKTGIGFFDHMLDLVARHGAFDLDLRVEGDLAVDQHHTVEDTGIALGEAVLQALRTKRGILRAGYFLMPMDETLAAAAVDLGGRPYCVVKGRIAAARVGDFQTELVEDFFQGFAQAARANVHLRALYGRSSHHQVEAMFKAFARALRFAVSRDRRLRRVLPSTKGLL, from the coding sequence ATGCCACGAACGGCTACGATTCATCGCAAAACGAACGAGACAGACATCCATCTGCGCTTGGATCTGGATGGACGCGGAAAAGCGAGAGTCAAGACCGGCATCGGTTTCTTCGACCACATGCTGGATCTGGTGGCACGGCACGGTGCCTTCGATCTGGATCTGCGCGTAGAAGGCGATCTGGCCGTGGACCAGCACCATACCGTGGAAGACACGGGTATTGCTCTTGGCGAAGCGGTGCTACAGGCGTTGCGGACCAAGCGCGGAATTCTGCGCGCCGGCTATTTCCTGATGCCTATGGACGAAACTCTCGCGGCGGCCGCGGTGGACCTCGGCGGGCGGCCCTACTGCGTGGTCAAGGGCCGGATCGCTGCGGCACGGGTCGGAGATTTTCAAACCGAACTGGTGGAGGATTTTTTCCAGGGCTTCGCACAGGCGGCGCGGGCCAACGTCCATCTCCGCGCGCTCTACGGACGATCGTCGCACCACCAGGTCGAGGCCATGTTCAAGGCCTTCGCGCGAGCGCTGCGCTTCGCGGTGTCCCGGGACAGGCGCTTGCGCCGTGTGCTGCCCAGCACGAAGGGGTTGCTCTGA
- a CDS encoding 6-bladed beta-propeller — protein MGKGKAVAIMNRKTKVALPIIIAVAGALVLAIAVTASSSTTPPTPTAPVSLGPVDYLGSLRSPADVKGRPSGFKRFLKKVLGLEDDHRRMVLPHGIAVDANGRVLVADTKGQVVHMFDSAGHQYKQLHPPASDPFLSPIAVALDSQGRIYVTDSGRSRIFVFRPDGKFLRTLGGLGNDESIFKRCTGLAIDRQQDILYVVDTVSMRVVVLNADGKVLNRFGKPGKGPVEFNYPTHITIGADGTLWIVDSLNSRVQHLDASGNFLSAFGQLGDHSGEFDKPKGIVVDSQGRILVVEGRNDRVQAYDPDGQMLFAFGNTGSAPGEFFLPTGIALDKEGKIYVADGQNGRVEIFRPRAGGGGGR, from the coding sequence ATGGGAAAGGGGAAAGCGGTAGCCATCATGAACCGCAAGACAAAGGTCGCGCTGCCAATCATAATTGCCGTTGCGGGCGCGCTCGTGCTGGCCATCGCCGTCACCGCCTCTTCTTCCACCACGCCACCCACACCCACCGCGCCGGTCTCCTTAGGGCCCGTGGATTACCTGGGCTCCCTGCGCAGTCCCGCGGACGTGAAGGGCCGGCCGTCAGGTTTCAAACGCTTCCTCAAAAAGGTGCTGGGGCTGGAAGACGACCACCGCCGCATGGTTTTGCCCCATGGAATTGCGGTAGATGCAAATGGCCGGGTTCTGGTGGCCGACACGAAGGGCCAGGTCGTGCACATGTTCGACAGCGCCGGACACCAGTACAAACAGCTTCACCCACCGGCTTCAGACCCCTTCCTTTCTCCGATTGCCGTCGCCCTCGACAGCCAGGGCCGCATCTATGTCACCGACTCCGGCCGCTCCCGCATCTTCGTCTTCCGGCCGGACGGCAAGTTCCTGAGGACGCTTGGCGGACTGGGAAACGACGAGAGCATCTTCAAGCGCTGCACGGGACTGGCCATCGATCGCCAGCAGGACATTCTATATGTGGTGGATACCGTGTCCATGCGCGTGGTGGTGCTCAACGCTGACGGCAAAGTGCTGAACCGCTTCGGCAAGCCAGGAAAGGGCCCGGTAGAGTTCAATTATCCGACGCACATAACCATCGGCGCCGACGGAACTCTGTGGATCGTAGACTCCCTCAACTCCCGCGTGCAGCACCTGGATGCCTCCGGAAACTTTCTCTCCGCATTCGGACAATTGGGCGACCACTCCGGGGAGTTCGACAAGCCCAAGGGCATTGTCGTCGACAGCCAGGGCCGCATTCTTGTCGTGGAAGGAAGAAACGACCGCGTGCAGGCCTATGACCCTGACGGACAGATGCTCTTTGCTTTCGGCAATACCGGAAGCGCCCCGGGAGAGTTCTTTCTGCCAACCGGCATCGCCCTGGACAAGGAAGGCAAAATCTACGTGGCCGATGGCCAGAACGGCCGCGTCGAGATCTTCCGCCCGAGGGCCGGCGGAGGGGGAGGCCGCTGA
- the hisG gene encoding ATP phosphoribosyltransferase, with translation MSRLKLGIPKGSLQEATIDLLTRGGWKVTLSSRSYVPAIDDLEIECLLVRAQEMARYVETGALDAGITGHDWVVETGAAVEELAELVYAKQRLARVRWVLAVPEDSPIRSPKDLEGKVIATEVVQITEKYLARHGVQARVEFSWGATEVKVPQLADAIVEVTETGSSLRANRLRIVDTILESATVFIMNRAAAADPWKREKAENLILMLQGAIAAASKVGLMLNVRREDLAAVLGVLPALKNPTISPLSDSEWVAVNTIIEEAVVRQILPKLKAANAQGIVEYPLNKIVL, from the coding sequence ATGAGCCGGCTGAAGCTGGGAATCCCCAAGGGCAGCCTGCAGGAAGCGACGATCGACCTTTTGACGCGCGGAGGCTGGAAGGTCACGCTGAGTTCGCGCAGCTATGTGCCGGCGATTGACGACCTGGAGATCGAATGCTTGCTGGTGCGCGCGCAGGAGATGGCGCGCTACGTCGAGACCGGGGCTCTGGACGCCGGCATCACCGGGCACGACTGGGTCGTCGAAACCGGAGCGGCCGTCGAGGAGCTGGCCGAGCTGGTCTACGCCAAACAGAGACTGGCGCGGGTGCGCTGGGTGCTCGCGGTGCCGGAGGATTCGCCCATTCGCTCGCCGAAAGATCTGGAAGGCAAAGTCATCGCAACGGAGGTGGTGCAAATCACCGAAAAGTATCTGGCGCGGCATGGCGTGCAGGCCCGCGTGGAATTCTCCTGGGGCGCAACGGAAGTGAAAGTGCCGCAGCTCGCCGACGCCATCGTGGAAGTGACGGAGACCGGATCCTCGCTGCGGGCCAACCGCCTGCGCATCGTCGATACGATTCTCGAATCGGCGACGGTCTTCATCATGAACCGCGCAGCGGCTGCGGATCCCTGGAAACGCGAGAAGGCGGAAAACCTGATCCTCATGCTGCAAGGGGCCATCGCTGCGGCCAGCAAGGTGGGACTGATGCTCAACGTGCGGCGCGAGGATCTGGCGGCCGTGCTCGGCGTGCTGCCGGCGCTGAAGAATCCCACGATATCGCCGCTGAGCGATTCCGAGTGGGTGGCGGTGAACACGATCATCGAGGAAGCGGTGGTGCGGCAGATTCTGCCCAAACTCAAAGCCGCGAACGCGCAGGGGATCGTCGAGTATCCCTTGAACAAGATTGTGCTGTAA
- the hisI gene encoding phosphoribosyl-AMP cyclohydrolase — MEMAFEKSGGLVSAIVQDHGTGDVLMLGFMNAEALAETLRTREVVFFSRSRNRLWKKGESSGHVLKVRELLVDCDADALLVRVEAAGPGVCHEGYRSCFFRKMDGDGSVTVSSERTFSPEKVYGQENKR, encoded by the coding sequence ATGGAAATGGCATTTGAAAAGAGCGGCGGTCTGGTTTCGGCCATCGTGCAGGATCATGGAACGGGCGACGTGCTGATGCTCGGTTTTATGAACGCGGAGGCCCTGGCCGAGACGCTGCGGACCCGCGAGGTCGTGTTCTTCAGCCGCTCCAGAAACCGCCTCTGGAAGAAGGGCGAATCCAGCGGGCATGTGTTGAAAGTACGCGAGCTGCTCGTGGATTGCGACGCCGATGCGCTGCTCGTGCGCGTCGAAGCCGCCGGACCCGGGGTTTGCCACGAAGGCTACCGCAGCTGCTTTTTCCGCAAAATGGACGGCGATGGAAGCGTTACGGTGAGCTCTGAGCGGACCTTTTCGCCGGAAAAAGTTTATGGACAGGAGAACAAACGATGA